In Candidatus Hydrogenedentota bacterium, the following proteins share a genomic window:
- a CDS encoding efflux RND transporter periplasmic adaptor subunit: MRSRNHYSTAIGTVLSAFIIMWLAAGCGVGEWGTEAANLEPDGEIHTAEAEPEDAGHADEDASGSHAGHDDHAEEDPDSHEGHDNESEAEHEGHAGEDHEEHVEGMVHLPPERLEGLNISVVPVHAGTVDSTLTMPAEVKLDPDNEAHLVPRVRGIVREVHVGIGDRVVEGDLLAVLDSRELAGAKSEYLAALAMRDLAQTTFAREKGLWEDKISAEQDYLQAKAEYQAAQIQVQTAEQQLHALGLSQEEVDKLPQAQDTTLTRYEIRAPFDATVVERHITLGETVGEDDEVFFIAKLDPIWVMGRATERDLRRIEEGQKAIVQLDALPDNDFSAEIDYLGSVLDPESRTLNVRVVLPNPDGQLRAGLFGRMLVFVDEHEHEETILVPNEALQRTDTGAIVYKTLEEGEFKAVPVSVLHTSDTFTEVQGDLNEGDRIAAGDVFVLKSEAGKESMGGGHSH; this comes from the coding sequence ATGCGCAGTAGGAATCACTACAGCACGGCAATCGGGACCGTTTTATCTGCCTTCATCATCATGTGGTTGGCAGCCGGCTGTGGCGTTGGGGAATGGGGTACTGAGGCGGCTAACCTCGAGCCGGATGGTGAGATCCACACGGCGGAGGCAGAGCCCGAAGACGCCGGCCATGCGGACGAGGATGCCTCCGGTTCCCATGCCGGTCATGACGACCACGCAGAGGAAGATCCCGATTCACACGAAGGGCACGACAACGAGTCCGAGGCGGAACATGAGGGGCACGCCGGCGAAGACCACGAGGAACACGTCGAAGGCATGGTGCACCTTCCGCCGGAACGGCTCGAGGGCCTGAACATTTCCGTGGTGCCGGTACACGCCGGGACCGTTGACAGCACGCTTACGATGCCCGCCGAAGTGAAACTCGACCCGGACAACGAAGCACACCTGGTCCCACGGGTTCGTGGAATCGTGCGGGAAGTCCATGTGGGTATCGGGGATCGCGTCGTAGAAGGCGATCTGCTGGCGGTTCTGGATAGCCGCGAACTGGCCGGCGCCAAGTCCGAGTATCTTGCCGCGCTCGCGATGCGCGACCTGGCGCAGACGACCTTTGCCCGAGAGAAAGGGCTTTGGGAAGACAAGATCTCCGCGGAGCAGGACTACCTGCAGGCCAAGGCCGAATATCAGGCGGCACAAATCCAGGTCCAAACCGCGGAGCAACAACTGCACGCGCTGGGTCTCAGCCAAGAAGAAGTTGACAAACTTCCGCAAGCGCAAGACACGACCCTTACGCGATACGAGATCCGGGCGCCCTTTGACGCTACGGTGGTGGAGAGGCATATCACGCTGGGAGAGACAGTGGGCGAAGACGACGAAGTGTTTTTCATTGCCAAGCTCGACCCCATATGGGTCATGGGTCGGGCGACGGAGCGGGATCTTCGCCGGATCGAAGAAGGTCAAAAGGCGATAGTCCAGCTTGATGCGTTACCGGACAACGATTTTTCGGCAGAGATCGATTACCTCGGCAGTGTTCTTGACCCTGAGAGCCGCACGCTTAACGTGCGGGTCGTCCTCCCGAATCCCGATGGCCAACTACGTGCAGGTCTCTTTGGCCGCATGTTGGTCTTTGTTGACGAGCATGAGCATGAAGAAACCATCCTCGTTCCGAATGAGGCCCTGCAACGCACGGACACGGGCGCCATCGTCTACAAAACCCTCGAGGAAGGCGAATTCAAAGCGGTGCCCGTGAGCGTCCTGCATACTTCCGACACCTTTACCGAGGTGCAGGGTGACCTAAACGAAGGTGATCGAATCGCAGCCGGTGACGTCTTTGTACTCAAGTCCGAAGCGGGCAAAGAGTCCATGGGCGGCGGGCACAGCCATTAA
- a CDS encoding TolC family protein, protein MRRSYISRSLIVVLTCAAPFGVHGFAEESVADAVEGNAITATPQPVEPPGRTLTLGDAMALALENNPRLTAFSWDIRAADARILQAGLRPNPDLSVEVEEVRWTSGPSARTRTSSFSGALERGAVSIPQGRGQDPLEIPTLKTNPVLGWERESEEGTHSGFSEAEITVTLAYMIELGAKRAKRTDVAEREKATLLWDYETARADVLADAARAFVGALAAQENLALQNELVQLAEEAANTTERRVSAGAASPLENNRAEIALATTRVAQDQAVRELVAAYARLASTWGDTEVTFDSVTGTLEGVGEVPTLDSVRAEIVSNPDIARWAAEVALREARFRNERAQRISNLTVQLGFRSTGLADRSVSRYGFDTGGGFGYSHTDSSFDAGRDNSLVLGFSLPLPIFDRNQGNIAAAEYMVSKTSDERRAVEASVWALLAEAREAAAAAADEVNTLTADVMPKAEETFAKTQRGYEQGKFSYLDVLDAQRTLFDVRTSHLDALARYNAAVVEIERLTGRALQAWTTDEGLILKENENAQ, encoded by the coding sequence ATGCGTCGTAGTTATATCTCTCGGTCTCTTATTGTTGTCCTCACGTGCGCTGCACCGTTCGGCGTACACGGTTTCGCTGAGGAGTCCGTTGCGGATGCAGTCGAAGGCAATGCCATCACTGCTACACCTCAACCTGTAGAGCCTCCGGGTCGCACGCTCACACTCGGGGATGCGATGGCGCTCGCCCTAGAGAATAATCCGAGGTTGACAGCCTTCTCCTGGGATATTCGTGCTGCGGACGCTCGCATCCTGCAGGCGGGGCTGCGGCCGAATCCGGATCTCTCGGTCGAGGTCGAGGAAGTCCGGTGGACATCCGGACCCTCTGCACGCACGCGGACTTCCTCGTTCTCGGGCGCACTTGAGCGGGGCGCCGTCAGCATACCGCAAGGGCGGGGACAAGACCCGCTGGAAATCCCTACTTTGAAAACCAACCCCGTCTTGGGTTGGGAACGCGAATCGGAAGAGGGAACCCACTCCGGGTTCAGCGAGGCGGAGATTACGGTGACCTTGGCGTACATGATCGAACTTGGCGCGAAACGGGCCAAGCGGACCGATGTGGCGGAGCGTGAAAAGGCCACGCTGCTTTGGGATTACGAGACTGCCCGGGCAGACGTGTTGGCGGATGCCGCGAGGGCGTTTGTTGGCGCGCTGGCGGCACAGGAAAATCTGGCGCTGCAAAATGAACTCGTTCAACTCGCTGAAGAGGCTGCAAATACGACGGAGCGGCGCGTATCTGCAGGCGCCGCGTCACCATTGGAAAACAATCGCGCGGAAATCGCGTTGGCGACCACGCGCGTGGCGCAAGACCAAGCGGTGCGTGAACTGGTGGCGGCATATGCACGCCTCGCATCGACGTGGGGAGACACCGAAGTCACATTCGACTCCGTAACAGGGACACTGGAGGGTGTCGGTGAGGTTCCGACGCTGGACTCCGTTCGCGCGGAGATTGTCAGCAACCCGGATATTGCCCGTTGGGCTGCCGAAGTGGCACTGCGCGAAGCCAGGTTCCGGAACGAACGCGCGCAGCGGATCTCAAACCTAACCGTGCAACTGGGTTTCAGAAGTACCGGATTGGCGGATCGGTCTGTGAGCCGATACGGCTTTGATACCGGCGGAGGATTCGGTTATTCGCACACCGATTCCAGCTTTGACGCCGGCCGGGACAACAGCCTCGTATTGGGCTTCTCCCTCCCACTGCCCATATTCGACCGCAACCAAGGAAACATCGCCGCGGCCGAATACATGGTGTCAAAAACCAGCGACGAACGAAGGGCCGTCGAGGCGTCAGTGTGGGCCCTTCTGGCCGAAGCCCGCGAAGCAGCGGCCGCAGCGGCGGACGAAGTGAACACCCTGACCGCGGACGTCATGCCCAAGGCCGAAGAAACATTTGCGAAGACCCAGCGGGGTTACGAACAGGGCAAGTTCAGCTATCTGGACGTTTTGGACGCCCAACGCACGCTGTTTGACGTTCGGACCAGCCATCTGGACGCGCTGGCCCGGTACAACGCAGCGGTGGTCGAAATCGAACGGCTCACGGGACGGGCGCTCCAAGCGTGGACAACAGACGAGGGACTCATCCTCAAGGAGAACGAAAATGCGCAGTAG
- a CDS encoding ImmA/IrrE family metallo-endopeptidase: MPINQAMLAKRLKEARESAQVTQEAAAEALALPRTAIVHIEAGNRAVSTLELVELAKLYGRDVASFFTEEEAAKPDEDALLTLYRVDPLFRDNPQVKESVSKCIEICREGMALEEILDLSRRTGPPAYHVEPPRSPAEAVQQGERTAADERKRIGIGDSPVPDMADLITTQGVWASGAELPDEMSGLFLRHPAIGLTILVNYHHAATRKRFSYAHEYAHCLLDRTQPVSITTSHNQNNLSEVRANAFAAAFLMPAGGVSAFLNSLDKGAPSRQTLHVYTPVGEHPDHAIEAQRRPAPGSQKIVYQDVAQLASYFRVSYAAAVYRLRNLANISQTECTSLLADNPHANSYLKLLRLIDDHEAVEEPKPDRHLVNQVAYLAVEAFRRDEISRGRVLEIAKTLGIEKGTELVSLAKAALVG; the protein is encoded by the coding sequence ATGCCCATTAACCAAGCGATGCTCGCAAAACGCCTCAAGGAGGCCCGCGAAAGCGCCCAGGTCACCCAGGAGGCCGCAGCGGAGGCCTTGGCACTCCCCCGGACCGCCATTGTCCATATCGAAGCCGGGAACCGTGCTGTTTCCACGCTCGAATTGGTCGAACTTGCCAAGCTCTATGGACGCGACGTTGCCTCGTTTTTCACTGAGGAGGAGGCTGCCAAGCCCGACGAGGACGCCCTTCTCACGCTCTACCGCGTTGATCCCCTCTTCCGTGACAACCCGCAGGTCAAGGAAAGCGTCTCGAAGTGTATTGAAATATGTCGCGAAGGAATGGCCCTCGAAGAAATCCTCGACCTGTCCAGGCGCACCGGACCGCCCGCGTACCACGTCGAGCCGCCTCGAAGCCCTGCCGAGGCTGTCCAGCAAGGCGAGCGGACCGCCGCCGATGAACGGAAACGCATCGGCATCGGCGACTCCCCCGTTCCCGACATGGCCGACCTCATCACCACCCAGGGCGTTTGGGCGTCAGGCGCGGAACTGCCCGATGAAATGTCCGGCTTGTTCCTGCGCCATCCAGCCATCGGCTTGACCATCTTGGTGAACTACCACCACGCCGCCACCCGAAAACGCTTCTCCTACGCCCACGAATACGCCCACTGCCTCTTGGACCGTACGCAACCGGTTAGCATCACCACTTCACACAACCAGAACAATCTCAGCGAGGTCCGCGCCAACGCTTTTGCGGCCGCGTTTCTCATGCCGGCAGGCGGCGTCAGCGCCTTCCTCAACTCTCTCGACAAGGGCGCTCCCAGCCGCCAGACCTTGCACGTCTACACCCCCGTGGGCGAGCACCCCGACCACGCCATCGAGGCGCAGCGACGGCCCGCGCCCGGATCCCAAAAGATTGTCTATCAGGACGTGGCCCAGCTTGCTTCTTACTTCCGCGTCAGCTATGCGGCCGCCGTTTACCGGCTCCGCAATCTGGCCAACATTTCCCAAACCGAATGCACCTCCCTTCTGGCGGACAATCCCCACGCCAACAGCTACCTCAAACTCCTTCGGCTGATCGACGACCACGAAGCCGTTGAAGAACCGAAGCCCGACCGCCACCTCGTCAACCAGGTGGCCTATCTCGCGGTCGAGGCCTTCCGCCGCGACGAGATTTCCCGTGGAAGGGTCTTGGAGATCGCCAAGACGCTCGGCATCGAAAAAGGCACGGAGTTAGTTTCACTAGCCAAAGCCGCGCTTGTCGGTTAA
- a CDS encoding YjzC family protein — MTKKISGLRPGQKAPASGQYQEIGPRGGKKDEVTVVKGEPLPPTEVPGSSFTLVDGTKNKSGKS, encoded by the coding sequence ATGACGAAGAAGATTTCAGGTCTCAGGCCCGGCCAGAAGGCCCCTGCTTCAGGCCAGTATCAGGAGATCGGCCCGAGAGGCGGGAAAAAAGACGAAGTAACGGTGGTCAAAGGGGAACCGTTGCCGCCAACGGAAGTGCCGGGATCATCCTTCACGCTGGTAGACGGCACGAAGAATAAGTCCGGAAAATCATAA